A genome region from Desulfallas thermosapovorans DSM 6562 includes the following:
- the speB gene encoding agmatinase, whose amino-acid sequence MHEFLESCGGFMGAGNDYRSARLVLVGAPMDFTVSFRPGTRSGPRRIREVSVGLEEYSPYLQRDLKDYCYYDAGDVVLPFGHVPQSLNRLESVVGQLLADGKFPLVLGGEHLIALAPVKQMARAFPGLNVLHFDAHADLREDYLGESLSHATVMRRVAEVVGSRNLHQFGIRSGTAGEFAYGRENTGFYPFEILTPLQQVVDRLHGCPVYVTLDIDVVDPAFAPGTGTPEPGGCSSAEIMAALHMLKGLNVVGMDLVEVCPVYDQSDRTSLLAAKLVREAILLFGG is encoded by the coding sequence CTGCACGAGTTTTTGGAAAGCTGCGGTGGCTTTATGGGGGCCGGTAATGATTACCGTTCCGCGCGCCTGGTGCTGGTGGGTGCGCCCATGGATTTTACCGTTAGCTTCAGGCCGGGCACCCGCTCAGGCCCCCGGCGCATCCGTGAAGTTTCGGTGGGGTTGGAGGAGTACAGCCCTTATCTGCAGCGGGATTTAAAGGATTATTGTTATTACGACGCCGGCGACGTGGTGCTGCCCTTCGGGCACGTGCCCCAGAGCTTGAACCGGCTGGAGAGTGTAGTGGGCCAGTTGCTGGCGGACGGTAAATTCCCGCTGGTTTTGGGCGGGGAGCATTTAATCGCCCTGGCGCCGGTGAAGCAAATGGCCCGGGCTTTTCCGGGCTTAAATGTGCTGCATTTTGACGCCCATGCCGACCTGCGGGAGGATTACCTGGGAGAAAGCCTGTCCCATGCCACCGTGATGCGCCGGGTGGCGGAAGTGGTGGGGAGCCGTAACCTTCACCAGTTCGGTATCCGTTCCGGCACTGCCGGTGAATTCGCCTATGGGCGGGAGAATACCGGGTTTTATCCATTTGAAATTCTTACCCCGCTACAGCAAGTCGTTGACCGGTTGCATGGCTGCCCGGTATATGTTACCCTGGATATTGACGTAGTAGATCCCGCCTTTGCGCCGGGTACCGGAACCCCTGAACCGGGCGGGTGCAGTTCTGCGGAAATAATGGCGGCGCTGCACATGCTTAAGGGGTTGAACGTGGTGGGTATGGATCTGGTGGAGGTTTGCCCGGTTTATGACCAGTCCGACCGCACTTCGTTGCTGGCGGCCAAGCTGGTACGGGAAGCAATTTTACTGTTCGGCGGTTAG
- the speE gene encoding polyamine aminopropyltransferase yields MEVWFTEDQTKHLRIGCRVREVLFSGQSPFQKVAVLDTVEFGRMLTLDNVIQTNIKDEFVYHEMITHVGLNTHPDPKKVLVIGGGDGGAVREIVKHKGIEKVVHVEIDQMVIDVAKKFFPELSSGFNDPRVEIVVDDGIKHVKENKGVYDMIIVDSTDPVGPAVGLFSEEFYRSVFEALTGDGLFVAQTESPFFNSELITRVNTTISGIFPVTRLFWAVVPTYPGGYWTFTMGSKKHDPLAVDVDKDKIEALGTKWYSPEVHRTAFVLQPFVKELLPR; encoded by the coding sequence TTGGAGGTTTGGTTCACCGAAGATCAAACTAAACATTTGCGGATTGGCTGCCGGGTACGGGAAGTGCTTTTCAGCGGCCAGTCACCTTTTCAAAAGGTGGCGGTATTGGATACGGTTGAGTTTGGGCGCATGCTTACCCTGGACAACGTAATCCAGACTAACATCAAGGATGAATTTGTTTACCACGAAATGATTACCCATGTGGGTTTAAACACCCATCCCGACCCCAAGAAAGTACTGGTCATCGGTGGCGGTGACGGGGGTGCGGTGCGGGAAATCGTCAAGCACAAGGGTATTGAAAAGGTAGTGCACGTGGAGATTGACCAGATGGTCATAGATGTAGCTAAAAAATTCTTTCCCGAATTGAGCTCGGGTTTCAATGACCCCCGGGTGGAAATAGTGGTGGATGACGGCATAAAACACGTTAAGGAAAACAAAGGTGTTTACGATATGATTATCGTTGACTCCACCGACCCGGTGGGACCGGCGGTGGGCCTTTTCAGCGAAGAATTTTACCGCAGTGTATTCGAAGCGCTGACCGGGGACGGATTGTTCGTGGCCCAGACCGAATCGCCCTTCTTTAACAGCGAGCTTATTACCCGGGTGAACACCACCATCAGTGGTATATTCCCGGTGACCAGGCTGTTTTGGGCGGTGGTACCCACTTATCCCGGCGGTTACTGGACATTTACCATGGGTTCCAAGAAACATGACCCGCTGGCGGTGGATGTGGACAAGGATAAAATTGAGGCCCTTGGGACCAAGTGGTATTCGCCCGAGGTGCACCGCACCGCCTTTGTTCTGCAGCCCTTTGTCAAAGAATTATTGCCGCGCTGA
- a CDS encoding pyruvoyl-dependent arginine decarboxylase produces the protein MLPTPKKFFLTAAAAEGHSELTAFDNALLAGKIGNINLLRVSSILPPAAEYDPDLIIPPGSLVPTAYGFICSEVPGELIAAAVGVGFSEDTFGVIMEFAGRCSRDEAAAKIESMLREAFASRGMELKDMKIAAAEHRVEKVGCALAAVPMYY, from the coding sequence ATGCTACCTACCCCAAAAAAGTTTTTTTTAACGGCTGCTGCTGCGGAAGGTCACAGCGAACTGACCGCTTTTGATAATGCACTGCTGGCAGGCAAGATAGGCAATATCAATTTGCTTAGAGTGAGCAGCATATTACCTCCCGCTGCAGAATATGATCCGGATTTGATTATTCCCCCCGGTTCACTGGTACCCACAGCTTACGGTTTCATTTGCAGCGAAGTACCCGGCGAACTGATTGCCGCCGCGGTGGGTGTGGGTTTTTCCGAGGACACCTTTGGTGTAATTATGGAATTTGCAGGGCGCTGCAGCCGTGATGAAGCGGCGGCTAAAATTGAGTCAATGCTCCGGGAAGCATTTGCATCCCGGGGAATGGAGTTAAAAGATATGAAAATCGCCGCTGCGGAGCACCGGGTGGAAAAAGTGGGCTGTGCACTGGCAGCCGTGCCTATGTACTATTAA
- a CDS encoding general stress protein: MKTVLSTFPNRDAAEKAVAELRQKGFDKDISIVAKDDQNRENNQYTTMGTDSVSDGATTGGVLGGLAGLAMGAGALAIPGVGPLIAAGPIAGLLSGAATGGIAGGLVDYGIPQDRSKYYEDKVKQGSILVSVRTDDNRVNEAADTLRRFGAQDVETH, translated from the coding sequence ATGAAAACAGTATTAAGTACTTTCCCCAACCGGGATGCAGCGGAAAAGGCGGTAGCCGAACTGCGCCAGAAAGGGTTTGACAAAGACATATCTATTGTGGCCAAAGACGATCAAAACAGGGAGAACAACCAGTACACCACAATGGGAACCGATAGCGTCTCAGACGGTGCCACCACCGGCGGGGTGCTGGGCGGGCTGGCCGGACTGGCCATGGGGGCCGGGGCTCTGGCCATCCCGGGTGTCGGGCCGCTGATTGCCGCCGGTCCTATCGCCGGGCTGCTCTCAGGTGCCGCCACCGGTGGTATAGCCGGCGGTCTGGTGGACTATGGCATTCCCCAGGACCGCAGCAAGTATTACGAAGACAAGGTGAAGCAGGGCAGCATTCTGGTTTCTGTTCGCACCGATGACAACCGGGTCAACGAAGCCGCCGACACGCTGAGACGCTTTGGCGCGCAGGATGTGGAAACCCACTGA
- a CDS encoding TIM barrel protein — MKKVRFGPAGNADSFYAAGFKSSLDMPRWLAGMGLNAYEYQCVRGVHIKEETATKLGQAAREHDIALSIHAPYYISLGTMDQAIREKTRKHFLDSLRAAAWMGARTVVMHPGGKVGDDRSAALGRAKEHLAELLDIARAEGLGDIAVAPETMGKPAQLGNLDEILELCTAGENVVPAIDFGHLHAAGAGALVDRDAFAAVLDKIEAVLGAGALTNLHIHFSPIEFTRAGERRHRTTLDEGFGPDFAHLARLLREREMTPTVICESAGRQAEDALVYRKIYEKAL; from the coding sequence ATGAAAAAGGTGCGATTCGGTCCGGCGGGGAACGCTGATTCATTTTACGCGGCGGGCTTTAAATCATCGCTGGATATGCCCCGGTGGCTGGCCGGTATGGGGCTCAATGCCTATGAATACCAGTGTGTTCGGGGGGTACATATAAAAGAAGAAACTGCTACCAAACTGGGTCAGGCGGCCCGGGAGCATGATATTGCCTTAAGTATACACGCGCCTTACTATATCAGCCTGGGAACCATGGACCAGGCCATCCGGGAAAAAACCCGCAAGCATTTTTTGGATTCGCTGCGGGCTGCGGCTTGGATGGGGGCGCGGACCGTGGTTATGCATCCGGGTGGTAAAGTGGGGGATGACCGCTCCGCTGCGCTGGGCCGGGCCAAGGAACACCTGGCTGAATTATTGGATATAGCCCGGGCCGAGGGTTTGGGGGATATAGCGGTGGCGCCGGAAACAATGGGTAAACCGGCGCAACTGGGCAACCTGGATGAAATTCTTGAGTTGTGCACCGCAGGGGAAAATGTGGTACCGGCAATTGATTTCGGCCACTTGCATGCCGCCGGTGCGGGAGCTTTAGTAGACCGGGATGCTTTTGCCGCGGTGCTGGATAAAATCGAGGCGGTGCTGGGCGCGGGGGCATTAACAAACCTGCATATACATTTCAGTCCCATCGAATTTACCCGGGCGGGGGAACGTCGCCATCGTACCACGCTGGATGAAGGTTTCGGTCCCGATTTTGCACACCTGGCGCGGCTGCTGCGGGAAAGGGAAATGACTCCCACGGTAATTTGCGAGTCCGCCGGGCGGCAGGCTGAAGACGCGCTGGTTTACCGGAAGATTTACGAAAAAGCGTTGTAA
- a CDS encoding ABC transporter substrate-binding protein, with protein sequence MTRSLGVLVISLFCLLLLAVFIKPELPTQGWLTTGRTGNNSTTGTGGTSIIIAQKYTVSTLDPAAAADTGSIRVIANIYEGLVRFKPGTTKIEPCLAQSWKVSEDGLIYTFDLRRNVSFHDGTPLDARAVQYSVQRQLTGKSTKNTAYAGFVYAPLDKVKVIDRHTIEFHLKYPYAAFLNNLAMPMAAPVVSPAAPRLQSGKLGAHPAGTGPFIYAGEKNGGLVLQANPDYWAGPARGEILFLTIPKADQRVQQLLSGQVDIALDLTFAQTARLRFKGYPVLRATGLDIGYLGFYTDRRPFNEPGVRQAVAAALNYREILEELWPQETRPAHGPLPPTVLGYDKGITQIDYAPDKCARLLKEAGYDKGLSFDLITYEQERPYAPGGGKVLAEALARSLAGHGISVQVRSYPWQQFKQALSRREGDAFLYGWISDNGDPDNFLYTLLAANQVKSGLNITRYHNEELETLLVSGRHTNDPEMRQQIYRAAQQVINRDVPWLVLNHSLHYAATSPLVKGFILSPTDWPLLNGVSKN encoded by the coding sequence ATGACAAGGTCACTGGGTGTGCTTGTTATCAGCCTGTTTTGTCTATTGTTACTGGCCGTATTTATAAAACCTGAATTACCAACCCAAGGGTGGCTGACCACGGGCCGCACCGGCAACAACAGCACCACCGGCACCGGCGGTACAAGCATAATTATCGCCCAGAAATACACTGTGTCCACATTGGATCCGGCAGCCGCCGCTGATACCGGATCAATTCGGGTTATAGCCAACATTTATGAAGGGTTGGTAAGATTTAAGCCGGGCACGACCAAAATTGAACCCTGCCTGGCCCAATCGTGGAAGGTTTCCGAAGACGGGTTAATCTATACCTTTGACTTGCGGCGAAACGTTAGTTTCCACGACGGCACCCCACTGGACGCCCGGGCAGTTCAATACAGCGTGCAGAGGCAATTAACCGGTAAATCAACCAAAAACACAGCCTATGCCGGCTTTGTGTACGCCCCGCTGGACAAGGTAAAGGTAATTGACCGGCATACCATCGAGTTTCATCTGAAATATCCCTACGCCGCCTTTTTAAATAACCTGGCCATGCCCATGGCGGCACCGGTGGTCAGCCCGGCGGCACCACGCCTGCAAAGCGGCAAATTGGGGGCCCACCCGGCGGGCACCGGCCCGTTCATTTATGCCGGGGAAAAAAACGGCGGCCTGGTTCTGCAGGCCAATCCAGATTACTGGGCCGGGCCAGCCCGGGGGGAAATATTGTTTTTAACCATACCCAAGGCTGATCAAAGAGTGCAACAACTATTAAGCGGTCAGGTTGACATAGCTCTGGATTTAACCTTTGCCCAAACAGCCCGGTTACGTTTTAAGGGATACCCGGTGCTGCGGGCCACCGGGCTGGATATCGGTTATCTGGGCTTTTACACTGATCGCCGCCCATTTAACGAGCCCGGCGTGCGCCAGGCGGTGGCAGCAGCACTGAATTACCGGGAAATCCTGGAGGAACTCTGGCCCCAGGAAACGCGACCCGCCCATGGACCACTACCGCCAACGGTACTTGGTTATGATAAGGGAATAACCCAGATTGACTATGCACCCGATAAGTGTGCCCGGCTGTTAAAGGAGGCCGGCTATGACAAAGGATTATCCTTTGATTTGATTACTTACGAGCAGGAGCGACCCTACGCCCCCGGAGGCGGTAAGGTTTTAGCCGAAGCACTGGCCCGGTCGCTGGCCGGGCACGGTATTTCAGTACAGGTACGATCATATCCCTGGCAGCAATTCAAGCAGGCCCTGAGCCGCCGGGAAGGGGATGCTTTTTTGTACGGATGGATCAGCGACAATGGTGACCCGGATAACTTTTTATATACCCTGCTGGCGGCAAACCAGGTAAAGAGCGGGTTAAATATTACCCGTTATCACAATGAAGAGTTGGAAACATTGCTGGTGAGCGGTCGCCATACCAACGACCCGGAGATGCGGCAGCAAATTTATCGCGCCGCACAGCAGGTTATCAACCGGGACGTACCGTGGTTGGTGCTCAATCACAGTCTCCATTACGCCGCCACCTCCCCCTTGGTTAAGGGCTTTATACTGAGCCCGACGGATTGGCCGCTTTTAAATGGGGTCAGCAAAAATTAA
- the cooS gene encoding anaerobic carbon-monoxide dehydrogenase catalytic subunit, with protein sequence MSEKSVDKATLKMIKKAGDDNVKLAWDRLVAQQPQCGFGQLGVCCRNCNMGPCRIDPFGDGPDTGVCGADADTIVARNLLRAIAAGAAAHSDHGRGIAATLYASARGEARDYPIKDEAKLKAVATEFGIVVEGRSVQEIALELAGAVLEEFGTKKGSLQFINRAPVQRRELWDKLGITPRGIDREVVESMHRTHMGVDNDYTSLILQGLRTALSDGWGGSCIATELSDILFGTPQPVKGVCNLGVLMEDQVNIILHGHEPTLSDIIVFAARDEELLAEARQRGASGINVCGMCCTGNEVLMRHGVPLAGNFLQQELAIVTGAVEAVIVDVQCIMPSLPQIAGCYHTKVISTSPKAKFPGALHVPFDEHNAMEVAKKILRLAVENYSNRRREKVSIPSDRMEYMAGFSVEALLAALGGTLSPLIDALKSGSVKGIAGVVGCNNPKYRQDYSHLTFIRELIKNDILVVATGCAAIACAKDGMLLPGAADEAGEGLKAVCKGLNVPPVLHMGSCVDISRILTVAAAIANALGVDIADLPLVGAAPEWMSEKAVSIGAYVIGSGIFTILGTVPPVLGSKNVAALLTSGADEVIGAKFAVEEDPVAAAELAVKHIAGKRVSLGLKA encoded by the coding sequence TTGTCCGAAAAAAGTGTGGACAAGGCCACCTTGAAAATGATAAAAAAGGCCGGCGATGATAATGTAAAACTGGCCTGGGACCGGTTGGTGGCTCAGCAACCCCAGTGCGGGTTTGGTCAACTGGGGGTTTGTTGTCGCAATTGCAACATGGGTCCATGCCGTATTGATCCCTTTGGTGACGGCCCGGATACCGGGGTATGCGGTGCTGACGCCGACACCATTGTAGCCCGCAATTTGTTGAGGGCTATTGCTGCCGGGGCCGCCGCCCATTCCGATCACGGGCGGGGTATTGCCGCCACCCTTTACGCATCGGCCAGGGGAGAAGCCCGTGATTACCCCATCAAGGATGAAGCCAAGTTAAAGGCTGTGGCCACTGAATTCGGTATTGTTGTGGAGGGCCGTTCCGTCCAGGAAATCGCCCTGGAACTGGCCGGGGCGGTGCTGGAGGAGTTCGGTACCAAAAAGGGGTCGCTGCAATTCATTAACCGCGCTCCCGTCCAAAGGAGAGAGCTTTGGGACAAGCTGGGCATAACACCGCGGGGTATTGACCGGGAAGTGGTGGAGAGTATGCACCGCACCCATATGGGGGTGGATAATGACTATACCAGCTTGATTTTGCAAGGTTTGCGAACAGCGTTGAGTGACGGCTGGGGAGGGTCCTGCATTGCTACTGAATTATCCGATATTTTATTTGGCACACCCCAGCCGGTAAAGGGCGTTTGTAATCTGGGTGTTTTAATGGAAGACCAGGTGAATATCATATTGCACGGCCACGAGCCCACCCTTTCCGACATTATCGTCTTTGCCGCCAGGGATGAAGAACTGCTGGCCGAAGCCAGGCAAAGAGGGGCCAGCGGCATCAATGTCTGCGGCATGTGCTGCACGGGCAATGAAGTACTTATGCGCCACGGTGTACCGCTGGCGGGCAACTTTTTGCAGCAGGAACTGGCCATTGTTACCGGTGCTGTCGAAGCAGTGATTGTGGATGTTCAGTGCATCATGCCTTCTCTGCCCCAAATTGCCGGCTGTTACCATACCAAAGTAATATCCACTTCACCCAAGGCTAAATTCCCGGGCGCTTTGCATGTTCCCTTTGACGAGCATAATGCCATGGAGGTGGCGAAAAAAATACTCCGCCTGGCCGTGGAAAACTATTCCAACCGCCGCCGGGAAAAGGTCAGTATTCCCTCGGACCGGATGGAATATATGGCCGGCTTTAGCGTGGAGGCCCTGTTGGCGGCGCTGGGCGGCACCTTAAGTCCCCTTATTGATGCTTTAAAGTCCGGTTCCGTTAAAGGTATTGCCGGCGTGGTGGGTTGCAATAATCCTAAGTACCGGCAGGATTACAGTCATTTAACCTTTATTCGTGAACTGATTAAGAACGATATCCTGGTGGTGGCCACAGGTTGTGCCGCCATCGCCTGTGCCAAGGACGGTATGCTGCTGCCCGGGGCTGCGGATGAGGCCGGAGAGGGATTAAAGGCTGTTTGTAAAGGCTTAAATGTACCTCCGGTACTGCATATGGGTTCTTGTGTGGATATAAGCCGCATTTTAACCGTTGCGGCGGCTATAGCCAATGCTTTGGGTGTTGATATCGCCGATTTGCCACTGGTTGGTGCGGCCCCGGAGTGGATGTCCGAAAAGGCGGTCTCCATAGGAGCGTACGTGATCGGCTCCGGTATTTTCACTATACTGGGTACTGTACCGCCCGTACTGGGTAGTAAAAATGTTGCTGCATTGCTTACCAGTGGCGCAGATGAAGTGATCGGTGCCAAATTTGCTGTGGAGGAAGATCCCGTTGCCGCCGCGGAGTTGGCTGTCAAACACATAGCCGGTAAAAGGGTGTCCCTTGGTTTAAAGGCTTAA
- a CDS encoding 4Fe-4S dicluster domain-containing protein: MEVLVNMERCLGCRSCELACAVAHSESKTLLGALGEDIKPLKRIFVHQVGEKKIPLNCRHCQEAPCIDACITGAMHRTPEGVVTNEGGAAPCNGCWMCVMVCPYGVIRSRAAGRVAVKCDRGCLDVNGIPACVRACPTKALEFTVADDFSRRRRQQYLQTVL, translated from the coding sequence ATGGAGGTATTGGTAAATATGGAACGCTGTTTGGGCTGCCGTTCCTGTGAGTTAGCCTGTGCAGTGGCGCATTCCGAGAGCAAAACACTGCTGGGGGCGCTGGGTGAAGACATAAAACCCCTTAAGCGTATTTTTGTGCACCAGGTGGGGGAGAAAAAAATACCTTTGAACTGTCGCCATTGCCAGGAAGCCCCGTGCATAGATGCCTGTATTACCGGGGCTATGCATCGCACGCCGGAAGGTGTGGTAACCAACGAGGGAGGCGCTGCTCCCTGTAACGGCTGCTGGATGTGTGTAATGGTCTGTCCTTACGGAGTTATCCGGAGCCGGGCAGCCGGCCGGGTGGCGGTTAAATGCGACCGGGGCTGCTTGGATGTTAACGGGATCCCGGCCTGTGTACGGGCTTGTCCCACCAAAGCGCTGGAGTTTACTGTGGCGGACGATTTCAGCCGGCGTAGAAGGCAGCAGTATTTGCAGACCGTTTTATAA
- a CDS encoding NAD(P)/FAD-dependent oxidoreductase, translating to MKYVIIGGSAAGLTAAETLRANDSEASITIVTDEPESGYARCLIPDVLAGAKELAGITWRAPGFGRKNNFSIIKDTRVVSLEPAQRQVLLHDGRAIGYDRLLVATGAVPVAPTGSGTGVEGIFTLRTYRQARAIGEAADKGKQAVVVGGGLVGLKAAVALRKRGVQRVTLLVESPHLLVRQLDEESAAMLERELNNQGINCIFGARPAEYVKNPGKGSLRSIILVDGSEIPADLVVVGKGVLPNITLVRNAGGMVGKGIKVDEHMQTTLPGVFAAGDCIEVNDLLTGRPVPSGLWPLAVEQGRCAAFNMLGKPRVYPPPVTRLNATQFGGLPLVSVGQVRIDGKAAEYTVHVSRTLHYYRKLVFKQDRLVGFIMLGNIDRAGVYTALVKKGIPVSQTLKQKLQDGTVCVWDLLTS from the coding sequence TTGAAATATGTCATCATCGGTGGCAGTGCGGCGGGATTAACAGCCGCTGAAACACTACGGGCCAATGATAGCGAGGCATCCATTACTATTGTTACGGACGAGCCCGAATCCGGGTATGCCCGGTGTTTAATACCGGATGTACTGGCCGGTGCCAAAGAACTTGCCGGTATTACCTGGCGAGCGCCGGGTTTTGGCCGGAAAAACAATTTTTCCATTATTAAAGATACCCGGGTGGTGAGCCTGGAACCGGCGCAAAGGCAAGTTTTACTGCATGATGGACGGGCCATTGGCTATGACAGGCTTTTGGTGGCCACCGGGGCCGTTCCCGTGGCACCAACCGGGTCGGGTACCGGTGTTGAGGGCATATTTACCTTGCGTACTTACCGGCAGGCCCGGGCTATTGGTGAGGCGGCGGACAAGGGTAAACAAGCGGTGGTCGTCGGGGGCGGCCTGGTGGGGCTAAAGGCTGCAGTCGCCCTGCGCAAGCGGGGTGTGCAGCGGGTGACGTTGCTGGTTGAAAGCCCGCACCTTTTGGTGCGTCAATTGGATGAAGAAAGCGCCGCCATGCTGGAGCGGGAGTTAAATAATCAGGGTATTAACTGCATTTTTGGGGCCAGGCCGGCGGAGTATGTAAAGAATCCAGGTAAAGGCAGTTTGCGGTCGATAATACTGGTTGACGGGAGTGAAATACCTGCGGATTTAGTTGTGGTGGGTAAGGGAGTGCTGCCCAATATTACCCTTGTACGCAATGCGGGGGGCATGGTGGGTAAAGGGATCAAGGTTGACGAGCATATGCAAACCACTCTGCCCGGTGTTTTTGCTGCGGGGGACTGCATTGAGGTTAACGACCTCCTGACAGGCCGGCCTGTCCCTTCGGGGCTGTGGCCTTTGGCTGTGGAGCAGGGGCGCTGTGCAGCATTCAATATGCTGGGCAAGCCCCGGGTTTACCCGCCACCGGTTACCCGCCTCAATGCCACCCAGTTCGGCGGCCTGCCGCTGGTTTCGGTGGGGCAGGTGCGTATTGACGGCAAGGCTGCGGAATATACGGTACATGTATCCCGTACCTTACATTATTATCGCAAACTGGTTTTTAAACAAGACCGCTTGGTTGGCTTTATCATGCTGGGCAATATAGACCGGGCCGGCGTGTATACAGCTCTGGTCAAAAAAGGGATCCCGGTGTCCCAAACCCTTAAACAAAAGTTGCAGGACGGAACTGTATGTGTTTGGGATTTATTAACCAGCTGA
- a CDS encoding putative ABC transporter permease — protein MWTRFVIYGLLGWNMEIIFTGFMSGLNGNVRLTAHTYLWMLPIYGLAVFLEPLHNAMRPLHWYLRGMIWVLVIWTVELATGGLIRAIVGTSPWIYKDGWQVAGLIRLDMAPLWFMVGLIFEHIHDRLAGRRVLSFE, from the coding sequence ATGTGGACCAGGTTTGTTATTTATGGCCTACTGGGCTGGAATATGGAGATAATCTTTACCGGTTTCATGTCCGGATTAAATGGTAATGTCCGTTTGACAGCCCACACTTATTTGTGGATGCTGCCCATTTACGGGCTGGCGGTGTTCCTGGAACCGCTGCACAATGCTATGCGCCCGCTGCACTGGTATCTGAGAGGGATGATCTGGGTACTGGTCATCTGGACAGTGGAACTAGCCACGGGCGGGCTGATCCGCGCCATTGTCGGCACCAGCCCGTGGATATATAAGGATGGATGGCAGGTGGCAGGCCTGATCCGCCTGGATATGGCCCCGCTGTGGTTTATGGTGGGATTGATATTTGAGCACATTCATGACCGGCTGGCGGGCAGGCGTGTTTTATCTTTTGAATGA
- a CDS encoding uracil-DNA glycosylase has protein sequence MKEKALLQLYNRITGCQCPCPGERTGAGLVWDRGYPGSRIVFLGEAPGGEEIKQGLPFVGQAGHNLAGHLGLAGLERRDVFITNTVKCRPTKNNGRANRRPVACEVKHCARWLDEELAILSPRVIVTLGDVALKRLGGSDMRVGNCHGQPFELEKYTVFPMYHPAASIYRRALIEVIENDFKKLGAWLRQKR, from the coding sequence ATGAAAGAAAAAGCATTGCTGCAATTATATAATCGTATCACCGGTTGCCAGTGCCCGTGCCCCGGGGAAAGGACGGGGGCCGGGCTGGTTTGGGATCGCGGCTATCCGGGTTCCCGTATTGTTTTTTTGGGCGAGGCACCGGGGGGCGAAGAAATCAAGCAGGGCCTGCCCTTTGTCGGCCAGGCCGGCCATAATTTGGCCGGTCACCTTGGTTTGGCCGGTCTGGAGCGCCGGGACGTGTTTATTACCAATACGGTAAAATGCCGCCCCACAAAAAATAACGGGCGGGCCAATCGAAGGCCTGTGGCCTGTGAAGTAAAACACTGCGCCCGCTGGTTGGATGAGGAGCTGGCCATACTATCACCCCGGGTGATTGTCACCCTGGGTGATGTAGCCCTGAAAAGACTGGGCGGTAGTGATATGCGGGTAGGAAACTGCCACGGGCAGCCCTTTGAGCTGGAAAAATACACTGTTTTTCCCATGTACCACCCGGCGGCGTCGATTTATCGCCGGGCTTTAATTGAGGTCATCGAGAATGATTTTAAAAAACTGGGCGCCTGGCTGCGACAAAAGCGATAA